Genomic DNA from Streptomyces sp. GS7:
GCATCGCGGGCGGCGCGATGGGGTTCGGGTGGACGCCGGTACGGGACACCGGCGACGACGCGGGGGCCGGGCCGACGGCGGACACCGGACCCGCGGGCCGGGCCATGGGGGCGCACGGTGCCGCGGCCCCGGACCGTACGCCCGCCCGCCGCGGCACCGGCGGCAAGGCGCTCGCCGTCGGCCTGCCGATCGCGCTGCTCACCGCCGTCGGCAGCCCGGCGCAGAAGGCCGGCGCGGCCGGGCCCCCGGCGCCGCCGGTCCCGCCGACCGTGACCACCACCCTGTTCGCCCCGCAGGGCTTCACCCTCGCCGGGATCACCACGGTGGACACGGCCGGCGGCCCACTCAAGGTGATGGTGCTGAGGATGACGGCGGCGTCGCTGACCGACTACCGTCTCACCACCCGCGACGGCCAGGGTCCGCAACTCCGCCTGAGCGCGGACGCGTTGGACCTGAAGGGCCGGGTGACCCTCTATCTCACCAGGTTCAGCGGCTGCCTGGAGGGCGCGGTCTGCCTCACCTTCACCCCCGACACGCTCCCGGTCCCGCCGGTCGTCCCGCCGTTCGTCTTCATGACGCGGGTGACCGCCGTACAGGCACTGGTCGGCTCGGATCTGATCGTCGCGAACGGGCTGCGGCTCCAGGCGGTCGGCGGCCGAAACGGCACCACCGGCTGACCGGGGGGAGCCGGGCGGGGTTTACGGCGCCGATCCGTACGAGCACCATCGGCGTACCGGGGCAGGAACCGTGACGAAGAGGTGACGCGTGGTCAACCCGTGGCTGGCGATGGAGGCGGGCGCCGACCCGGCCGAACGCATCCGTACCGTACGGCGGGCGCACGAGGCGTTCCTGGCCGACGGGAGCGTGTCGCCGCGGGTCCGGCAGGTCGTCGCCGACTCCTGGCGCCGCTCCGCCCGCGCGCACGCCACCTCGGACGGCACGGCCCCCATCGAACTCGACGAGCCCGCGCTCCGCAGCTACCGGGACGCCCATCCGCTGGCCCGTGCGATGCCGGTCTTCCGGGAGCTGCTGGGCGGCATCGCGCACGACGGGGCCCATCTGCTGGCGGTGTGCGATCCGCAGGGGCGGCTGCTGTGGGTCGAGGGGCACCCCGGCGTGGTGCGGCGGGCCGAGCGGATGAACTTCACGGCGGGGGCGCGCTGGGACGAGCGGCATGCGGGAACGAACGCGCCGGGCACCGCGATGGCCGCCGACCACGCGGTGCAGATCTTCGCCGCCGAGCACTACAACCGGCGGGTGCAGCCGTGGACGTGCGCCGCCGCACCGCTGCACGACCTGCGGACCGGGCGGCTGCTGGGCGCGGTGGACATCTCCGGCGGCGACCATCTCGCCAGCCCGCACAGCCTGGCCCTGGTCCAGGCCACCGCCCGCGCCGCCGAGACCCATCTCTCCCTCTGCGCAGGGAAGTTGGGAGTATGCCTCACGGCGCTCGGCCGGGACGAGGCGCTGCTGGTCCGGGACGGCGAACGGCTGCGCCTGGGGCGCCGGCACAGCGAGATCATGCTGCTGCTGGCCCGGCACCCGGACGGCCTGACGGGCGATCAGCTCTCCGTACTGCTCTACGGCGAGCGCGATATGCGCCCCGTGACGCTGCGTGCCGAGCTGTCCCGGCTGCGG
This window encodes:
- a CDS encoding DUF6114 domain-containing protein; this translates as MFLSARRARWGRRLEDALPWPERRAVLRRWRRTRPFWAGLLLLLGGAELLLVPLSPLTVLVSLGLGGLAALGIGLALMAAGLFLWCTPAAHHYVSINALILSVLSFAATNLGGFLVGMGLGIAGGAMGFGWTPVRDTGDDAGAGPTADTGPAGRAMGAHGAAAPDRTPARRGTGGKALAVGLPIALLTAVGSPAQKAGAAGPPAPPVPPTVTTTLFAPQGFTLAGITTVDTAGGPLKVMVLRMTAASLTDYRLTTRDGQGPQLRLSADALDLKGRVTLYLTRFSGCLEGAVCLTFTPDTLPVPPVVPPFVFMTRVTAVQALVGSDLIVANGLRLQAVGGRNGTTG
- a CDS encoding GAF domain-containing protein, with translation MVNPWLAMEAGADPAERIRTVRRAHEAFLADGSVSPRVRQVVADSWRRSARAHATSDGTAPIELDEPALRSYRDAHPLARAMPVFRELLGGIAHDGAHLLAVCDPQGRLLWVEGHPGVVRRAERMNFTAGARWDERHAGTNAPGTAMAADHAVQIFAAEHYNRRVQPWTCAAAPLHDLRTGRLLGAVDISGGDHLASPHSLALVQATARAAETHLSLCAGKLGVCLTALGRDEALLVRDGERLRLGRRHSEIMLLLARHPDGLTGDQLSVLLYGERDMRPVTLRAELSRLRQLVGPLLHSRPYRLDRPVETDLDAVERELAAGDPAAALDAYRGPLLPSSEAPGVRRLRAALEDRLRRALLSARDPDQLRIWSRTPWGEHDLEIWEALVDALPERSPARTASRATAGRLRTAYGLAGGS